A section of the Zygosaccharomyces rouxii strain CBS732 chromosome B complete sequence genome encodes:
- the TIM13 gene encoding protein translocase subunit TIM13 (highly similar to uniprot|P53299 Saccharomyces cerevisiae YGR181W TIM13 Translocase of the inner membrane mitochondrial intermembrane space protein mediating import and insertion of polytopic inner membrane proteins Subunit of mitochondrial protein import machinery), protein MGLSSIFGGSAPSQQQTVNPGSNTMPSGGVTDKVKSQISQELAVANATELVNKVTENCFEKCLNSPYTDRNEPCVDQCLIKYMRSWNIVSKAYISRIQQASTSGEI, encoded by the coding sequence ATGGGTCTATCTTCAATCTTTGGTGGTTCTGCCCCTTCCCAACAACAAACAGTGAATCCTGGCTCTAATACCATGCCATCTGGTGGTGTTACAGACAAAGTTAAATCTCAAATCAGTCAAGAATTAGCAGTCGCCAATGCAACAGAATTAGTTAATAAAGTTACTGAAAActgttttgaaaagtgcCTCAACAGTCCGTACACTGACCGTAATGAACCCTGTGTGGATCAATGTTTAATTAAATATATGAGAAGTTGGAACATCGTATCAAAGGCATACATCTCCAGAATTCAACAAGCCTCCACTTCGGGTGAAatttga
- the QCR9 gene encoding ubiquinol--cytochrome-c reductase subunit 9 (similar to uniprot|P22289 Saccharomyces cerevisiae YGR183C QCR9 7.3 kDa subunit 9 of the ubiquinol cytochrome c oxidoreductase complex) — protein sequence MSFSTLYRVLFKRNSVFVGTVLASAFVFQASFDSAVTKWYETHNKGKLWKDVKLQLQEGGDDEDEDEDDE from the exons ATG TCCTTCTCCACACTATACAGagttcttttcaaaagaaattcgGTCTTCGTTGGTACCGTTTTAGCATCTGCATTTGTTTTCCAAGCTTCGTTTGATAGTGCTGTCACCAAATGGTATGAAACCCACAATAAGGGTAAATTGTGGAAGGACGTCAAACTACAGTTACAAGAAGGCggtgatgacgaagatgaagatgaagatgacgaatAA
- the UBR1 gene encoding E3 ubiquitin-protein ligase UBR1 (similar to uniprot|P19812 Saccharomyces cerevisiae YGR184C UBR1 Ubiquitin-protein ligase (E3) that interacts with Rad6p/Ubc2p to ubiquitinate substrates of the N-end rule pathway binds to the Rpn2p Rpt1p and Rpt6p proteins of the 19S particle of the 26S proteasome) yields MSVISEIQSHLQRTLPSIHDIPHFRDVRGPTDRADMDRVLRELVFRYLYFAITKKGEYLEVLFPDGGKGDEPDEFPHSFEDALNEMDASVFRDDSFYKIVEPKFYQHCGRYCGRKFKVGEPIYRCHECGFDETCVLCIHCFNSKDHENHHVYMDICSEFSNGICDCGDTEAFVNPLHCKAEEEDSEPHEDDSPESDVFLTGEMGQLFEVVLAEVFDHFIDVFNQNIEPLPTLQKDITLKLREMIQQGRLTERAQFLNELAYSNDYLKATMPNRDESLGTVEDLKNYTAIIYNDEYHNYSQATTALRQGVPDNKHTDLLTSRIDSEGRAMLKCSTDLSAVIGGFFAVQTNGLSATLTSWPEYIHQETCKYLILWLNHCLSIPNSKFQNGFRRAMGEVLCAPYDRASQAVDKTPVVRKYFANKFNEADPYKYADLSILAEGNQIPLGHHKSLPDSSTDSISPTLNVVVSPTSRYYQNSRLQHILYFDNRYWKKLRKDVQNAIIPTLAFNIHYKQLFCHQVVEIFNHINRSVAFMDREPQLTSIRECIVQLFTSPSNAMMVFENGTFDDIMWSVIDIFTEFSKLEGGSLIWQRVQKSNPTKSYGVVFRQGLYAVETLLSKVTDCNIILRPKEFISAVTLFKLFNGAWKIKRKEGEHVLHEDQHFIPYLEYTTSIYSIIQTMEKVLEHSRDNIDESLLLNAIRLLTTFLGHKTLTYKLVYDSHEIIKFEVSKQRVAFMNPVHTLYSFLIEKIGLDKALNATQDCTDFLKVSDFSLRSVVLCSQIDVGFWVRNGMSVLHQSSYYKNNAELSSYSRDIHLNQLSFLREDDDLPRVIYNMLDRWELLDWFSGAADYDHTVYDDKVAAITQQFIAFVYQVLTERQFFKKYSSAKEKRMDNIKNALIYNLCIKPLSYSRLLRSVPDYLTEDSSELESALEEVSDFVEPKGLADSGVLKLKDHLYSKIDPLKLLNMENEFETTAKIIKTHLAKDKISATKIVLHPQILPPSQLDEKAAELGKFTRCDVFAKLIYKLLQVCIDKQEGTFLYELLHLIHGIFKDDELCNGKDSLPQAYLSKPICNLLLSIANSKADVFSEYVMRKADFLLEHMILKRPAEVFDSLITSFGRQYVDDYKTRKMNQGVNIEEDEKARKKRLIKKRQEKLMAKFNTQQSKFMKENEYQFSSQAGNGLDEETDENKISESEEFTCSLCQDNTSPDLFVIPAYHDQTPIFRTGNILNVKEFAVPWQGFYNDDQKLAYDDDNTAQESLGVNGSLGSRKVVVSCNHSIHHGCFKRYVQKKRFSTNSFICPLCQTFSNCVLPIRHVSKVNTGLSTEGLLSEEVSVDVLARLLETFSASDFKNVYSTFNLVALHSHSYDKNARNMPGFQNSDTAYILSVHWANTISMLEIAARLDEPSRGNLLKNREQKYKTLKNILICIVLMCYSLGKPNPEFRPYENKDGVVWNQNQLFQYIVNKCLFSAEPLRETVTHALVNFSKQLVTEFIKGIDLSNVEHMHEKAVELDGLHQIGNDDLLDTLKGVCALGVSDTELSKKVYDLAYTSLLKNLYPTLRRCLVMLKCFHELLRTSHDEPLCVNGINFEDDEISQSLPHFVDKAMSALTEFDSLNPLLAQGIPNMKPVEDSYLVDIPYEHCGIIKLIDLAKYLNTYVTNSKQIKLREEHSLRMKNVKNRLDYKICLTCGVKVHLRPDRHEMSKHLLKYCFKPFGAFLVPNTSEVCLFLSQPTSTVFISAPYLNSHGEAGRNAMRRGDLTILNLKRYEYLNLLWVNNEIPGYISRVMGDEFRVNILSNGFFFAFNRDPRPRRAPAAGNGSDDDEEEDEADEAEFYSGHSSEEDERDIEMGEDRIGGLFGGPEGGNVRGFLQVFENLQNVVGNGINGDDAQFAAPILQFFPPQFGALNAQRNLGADADEDDEVLDDVADVEGDEPTQSE; encoded by the coding sequence ATGTCAGTCATTTCAGAGATTCAGTCACATCTGCAAAGAACGCTGCCCTCGATCCATGATATCCCACATTTCAGGGACGTTAGGGGCCCAACAGATCGGGCGGATATGGATAGAGTTCTAAGAGAGCTTGTTTTTAGATACCTGTATTTTGCGATTACTAAAAAAGGTGAATACCTGGAAGTTTTATTCCCAGATGGTGGAAAAGGTGATGAACCTGATGAATTCCCACATAGTTTTGAAGACGCTTTAAACGAGATGGATGCATCTGTATTTAGGGACGATtcattttacaaaattgtTGAACCTAAGTTCTATCAACATTGCGGTAGGTATTGTGGTAGGAAGTTTAAAGTGGGTGAACCTATTTACAGATGCCATGAGTGtggatttgatgaaacCTGCGTTCTTTGTATTCATTGTTTCAACTCTAAGGATCATGAAAACCATCACGTTTACATGGACATTTGCTCAGAATTTTCTAACGGTATCTGTGATTGTGGTGATACTGAAGCATTTGTGAATCCATTGCATTGtaaagctgaagaagaggataGTGAGCCGCATGAAGATGATAGTCCTGAAAGCGATGTTTTCTTAACAGGAGAGATGGGACAATTGTTCGAAGTTGTATTAGCAGAGGTTTTTGATCATTTCATAGACGTTTTCaatcaaaatattgaacCTCTCCCcactttacaaaaggatATCACTTTAAAATTAAGAGAAATGATCCAACAGGGTAGACTGACGGAAAGGGCTCAATTTCTGAACGAGTTAGCCTATAGTAATGACTACTTGAAGGCAACTATGCCAAATAGAGATGAATCACTTGGGACAGTGGAAgatctgaaaaattataCCGCCATTATTTACAACGATGAATATCATAACTATTCACAAGCGACTACTGCTTTAAGACAAGGTGTTCCTGATAACAAACATACAGATTTACTCACTTCAAGGATAGATAGTGAAGGTAGAGCCATGTTAAAATGCTCTACCGATTTGTCAGCAGTCATTGGCGGATTTTTTGCAGTGCAAACCAATGGCTTAAGTGCAACTCTAACCTCCTGGCCAGAATACATTCATCAGGAAACTTGCAAATACCTGATACTGTGGTTGAACCATTGTTTAAGCATACCAAACTCCAAATTCCAGaatggatttagaagagCTATGGGAGAAGTTTTATGTGCTCCTTATGATCGTGCATCCCAAGCAGTTGATAAAACCCCAGTCGTTCGCAAATATTTTGCCAATAAGTTCAACGAGGCAGATCCCTATAAATATGCggatctttcaattttagcTGAAGGTAATCAAATACCTTTAGGTCATCATAAGTCATTACCTGATTCAAGTACCGATTCCATTTCACCAACTTTGAATGTGGTAGTAAGCCCAACTTCCAGATATTACCAGAACTCCAGATTACAGCATATCCTTTATTTTGATAACAgatattggaaaaaattgaggAAAGATGTACAAAACGCTATTATCCCTACATTGGCGTTCAACATCCATTACAAGCAACTATTCTGCCACCAAGTAGTGGAAATTTTCAATCACATCAACAGATCGGTAGCATTTATGGATCGTGAACCCCAGTTGACTTCTATTAGAGAATGTATCGTTCAACTTTTCACAAGTCCTTCAAATGCTATGAtggtttttgaaaatggaaCCTTTGACGATATTATGTGGTCTGTGATTGATATATTTACTGAATTTTCGAAATTAGAAGGTGGATCTCTAATATGGCAAAGGGTTCAGAAGAGTAATCCAACGAAGAGTTATGGAGTCGTTTTTAGACAAGGACTTTATGCTGTGGAGACTCTTTTGAGCAAAGTGACGGACTGTAACATTATTCTCAGACCTAAAGAATTCATCTCGGCGGTGactttgttcaaattaTTTAACGGAGCATGGAAAATAAAGAGGAAAGAAGGTGAGCATGTTCTACATGAAGATCAGCACTTTATTCCTTATTTGGAATATACTACTTCAATTTACAGCATTATTCAAACGATGGAGAAAGTGTTGGAACATTCCCGAGACAATATTGATGAGTCCTTACTTTTGAATGCCATTAGATTATTGACTACCTTTTTAGGCCACAAGACTCTGACTTACAAGCTGGTCTACGATTCTCATGAAATCATAAAGTTTGAAGTGAGCAAACAACGAGTGGCCTTTATGAACCCAGTCCACACTTTATATTCATTTTTGATAGAAAAGATTGGTTTAGACAAGGCACTCAATGCTACACAGGATTGTACtgatttcttgaaagtTTCCGATTTTTCTTTGAGGTCGGTGGTACTATGTTCCCAGATTGATGTTGGATTTTGGGTTAGAAATGGTATGTCTGTTTTGCACCAATCTTCTTACTACAAGAATAACGCTGAATTGAGTTCTTACTCTAGAGATATCCATCTCAACCAGTTGTCGTTTTTAAGAGAGGATGATGATCTGCCCAGAGTCATATACAATATGCTTGATAGATGGGAATTACTCGATTGGTTCTCTGGTGCGGCGGATTACGATCACACGGTCTACGATGATAAAGTTGCCGCCATAACCCAGCAATTCATTGCTTTTGTGTATCAAGTGCTTACTGAAAGgcaatttttcaagaaatatTCATCTGCTAAGGAGAAAAGGATGGATAACATCAAAAATGCTCTCATTTACAACTTGTGCATCAAGCCTTTGTCTTATTCTAGACTTCTAAGATCTGTACCAGACTATTTGACTGAGGACTCATCTGAGTTAGAGAGTGCATTGGAGGAAGTTTCAGATTTTGTGGAACCAAAGGGTTTGGCCGATAGTGGTGTTCTCAAGTTAAAAGATCATCTATATTCTAAGATTGATCCTTTGAAACTTCTAAACATGGAGAATGAGTTTGAGACCACCGCAAAAATTATAAAGACTCACTTGGCTAAAGATAAAATCAGTGCTACCAAAATCgttcttcatcctcagATCCTACCACCGAGCCAGCTGGATGAAAAGGCAGCTGAACTGGGTAAGTTCACTAGGTGCGATGTTTTTGCAAAATTGATTTACAAACTGCTTCAAGTCTGTATTGATAAGCAAGAAGGTACGTTTTTGTACGAGCTTTTGCATCTAATCCATGGTATttttaaagatgatgaactcTGTAATGGTAAGGATTCTCTTCCACAGGCTTATCTCTCAAAACCAATTTGTAATCTGCTTCTAAGCATTGCAAACTCTAAGGCGGATGTGTTCTCTGAATATGTCATGCGCAAAGCAGACTTCTTATTAGAACATatgattttgaagagaCCAGCTGAAGTGTTTGACTCTTTAATCACTAGCTTTGGCAGGCAATATGTGGATGATTACAAGACCAGGAAGATGAATCAAGGTGTCAACAtagaggaagatgaaaaggcTAGAAAGAAGAGGCTGATCAAAAAGCGTCAAGAAAAGCTTATGGCCAAATTTAACACTCAACAGAGTAAATTCatgaaagaaaatgaatATCAGTTCTCAAGTCAAGCTGGAAATGGTCTGGATGAAGAAACAGATGAGAACAAGATTTCAGAGAGCGAAGAATTCACATGTTCTCTCTGTCAAGACAATACTTCTCCCGACTTGTTTGTGATTCCAGCATATCATGATCAAACGCCTATTTTCAGAACGGGGAACATTTTGAACGTCAAAGAATTTGCTGTTCCTTGGCAAGGTTTTTACAATGATGACCAGAAACTCGcatatgatgatgataataccGCTCAGGAGAGTTTGGGTGTCAATGGGTCTCTAGGTTCCAGAAAGGTTGTTGTGTCTTGTAATCACAGCATTCATCATGGTTGTTTCAAGAGATACgttcaaaagaaaaggttTTCAACTAACTCTTTCATTTGCCCATTGTGTCAGACATTTTCAAACTGTGTTTTACCAATTCGCCATGTATCTAAGGTGAACACCGGTCTATCTACTGAAGGATTATTAAGTGAAGAAGTATCGGTTGATGTTTTGGCAAGGCTTTTGGAAACCTTTAGTGCTTCGGATTTCAAGAACGTTTATTCCACATTTAATTTGGTAGCACTTCACTCGCATTCTTATGACAAGAACGCTCGTAACATGCCTGGGTTTCAAAATTCCGACACAGCTTATATTCTCTCAGTTCATTGGGCTAACACTATTTCCATGTTGGAAATTGCTGCCAGGTTAGATGAACCTTCTAGGGgtaatcttttgaagaatagGGAACAAAAGTAcaaaactttgaagaaCATTCTGATCTGTATTGTATTGATGTGTTACAGTTTGGGTAAACCAAATCCAGAGTTTAGACCTTATGAGAATAAGGATGGTGTTGTATGGAATCAAAACCAGTTGTTCCAGTACATTGTTAACAAGTGTCTGTTTTCTGCAGAACCATTGCGTGAAACTGTTACGCATGCATTGGTCAACTTTTCCAAGCAATTGGTTACGGAATTTATCAAGGGAATTGACCTTTCCAACGTTGAGCACATGCATGAAAAAGCTGTGGAGCTTGATGGtcttcaccaaattggCAACGATGACTTGTTAGACACCTTGAAGGGGGTGTGTGCTCTTGGTGTAAGTGATACTGAATTATCCAAGAAAGTATACGATTTGGCTTATACATcccttttgaaaaatctttatcCAACTCTGAGAAGATGTTTGGTAATGCTTAAATGTTTCCATGAACTGCTGAGAACATCTCATGACGAGCCACTCTGTGTTAATGGTATTaactttgaagatgatgaaatttcgCAATCGTTACCTCACTTTGTGGACAAAGCTATGAGTGCGCTAACAGAGTTTGATTCGTTGAACCCGCTCCTGGCTCAAGGCATTCCCAACATGAAACCAGTGGAGGATTCATATCTGGTAGACATTCCATATGAGCACTGTGGTATTATCAAGTTAATTGATTTGGCCAAATATCTAAACACCTATGTGACGAATTCTAAGCAGATCAAATTGCGTGAAGAGCATTCACTTCGTATGAAAAATGTCAAGAATCGTCTAGATTATAAGATCTGCTTGACTTGTGGTGTTAAAGTTCATCTAAGGCCGGATCGTCATGAAATGTCGAAGCATTTACTCAAGTACTGCTTCAAACCGTTCGGTGCATTTTTGGTTCCTAACACTAGCGAAGTATGTTTGTTTCTATCACAACCTACTTCGACAGTCTTTATCTCTGCACCTTATTTGAATTCACACGGTGAAGCTGGTAGAAATGCAATGAGAAGGGGTGATCTAACAATCTTAAATCTAAAGCGCTACGAATACTTGAATCTGTTATGGGTTAACAATGAGATTCCTGGTTACATCAGCAGAGTCATGggtgatgaatttagagTCAACATTTTGTCTAATGGCTTCTTTTTTGCCTTCAACAGAGACCCTCGTCCCAGAAGGGCACCAGCTGCTGGTAACggtagtgatgatgatgaagaggaagatgaggCAGATGAAGCAGAATTTTACAGTGGACATTCTAGCGAGGAAGATGAGAGAGATATTGAAATGGGTGAGGATCGTATTGGAGGTTTGTTTGGAGGTCCCGAGGGTGGTAACGTTCGTGGGTTCCTTCAAGTGTTTGAAAATCTACAAAACGTCGTCGGTAATGGAATCAATGGAGACGATGCTCAGTTTGCCGCACCGATATTACAGTTTTTCCCACCTCAATTTGGTGCTCTCAACGCACAACGTAATTTAGGTGCGGatgcagatgaagatgacgagGTGCTTGATGATGTAGCAGATGTAGAAGGTGATGAACCCACTCAAAGTGAATGA
- the CBP4 gene encoding Cbp4p (highly similar to gnl|GLV|KLLA0F15246g Kluyveromyces lactis KLLA0F15246g and similar to YGR174C uniprot|P37267 Saccharomyces cerevisiae YGR174C CBP4 Essential for the expression and activity of ubiquinol- cytochrome c reductase ubiquinol--cytochrome-c reductase assembly factor), whose product METPLWIRWLKVWGYGGAIIAGGCLLFKYTTPTDEEIINSLSPELRMQYEREKSLRQAEQQELMKIVKQTALSDDPIWKTGSIQSPWETSESPQAKNRQQFEKLKADQVQKEELKRINEELAKIRQESTDQTQKIMDHSNKSWWKFW is encoded by the coding sequence ATGGAGACTCCCTTATGGATTCGTTGGCTTAAGGTTTGGGGTTATGGTGGTGCTATTATCGCAGGAGGGTGTCTTTTGTTCAAATATACAACCCCAACAGATGAAGAGATCATCAATTCACTTTCACCAGAATTAAGAATGCAGTATGAAAGAGAGAAGAGTCTACGTCAAGCtgaacaacaagaattgatgaaaatcGTTAAACAGACTGCTCTAAGTGATGATCCTATTTGGAAGACTGGTAGTATTCAATCCCCTTGGGAAACTTCAGAATCACCACAGGCCAAGAATAGacaacaatttgaaaaattgaaggcTGACCAAGTGCAAAAGGAAGAGTTAAAGAgaattaatgaagaattagcCAAGATTCGACAAGAATCTACTGATCAAACTCAGAAAATTATGGATCACAGCAATAAGAGTTGGTGGAAGTTTTGGTAG
- the ERG1 gene encoding squalene monooxygenase (highly similar to uniprot|P32476 Saccharomyces cerevisiae YGR175C ERG1 Squalene epoxidase catalyzes the epoxidation of squalene to 2 3-oxidosqualene plays an essential role in the ergosterol-biosynthesis pathway and is the specific target of the antifungal drug terbinafine): MVDSSLLNANSQVTYDAIVIGAGVIGPAVATGLARKGKKVLIVERNWSMPDRIVGELLQPGGLRALRSLGMAQSVNGIDAYPVTGYTVFYNGEHVDIPYPYKSSVAPVEKLKDLVKDGNDKILDDSTLSSRDFEEDERERGVAFVHGKFLNNLRRIVGEEPTVTRLQGNCVQILKNEQNEVIGTKVDVEGRGKVDFKAHLTIVCDGIFSRFRKELDSQHTPTVGSSFVGMSLRDAKNPFPMHGHVILGSNHMPILVYQISPEETRILCAYNSPKLPSNVKSWLIKDVQPYLPDSLRPSFDEALSDGKFRSMPNSYLPAKQNDITGMCVVGDALNMRHPLTGGGMTVGLNDVVLLIKKIGDLDFSDRETVLEELLGYHYERKNYDSVLNVLSIALYSLFAADNGNLKKLQRGCFKYFQRGGDCVSVPVAFLSGVLPKPFLLARVFSAVVLYTVYLNIEERGFLGLPMALLEGITILFTATKVFTPFLYQELCG, from the coding sequence ATGGTTGATTCCAGTCTATTGAATGCGAACTCTCAAGTCACTTATGATGCTATAGTGATTGGTGCAGGTGTGATTGGTCCTGCTGTGGCCACTGGATTAGCCAGGAAGGGTAAGAAAGTGTTGATAGtggaaagaaattggtctATGCCAGATAGAATTGTAGGCGAATTGTTACAACCAGGTGGACTTCGGGCGTTGAGAAGTTTAGGTATGGCTCAATCAGTCAACGGTATCGATGCATATCCTGTTACTGGTTATACTGTTTTCTATAACGGTGAACACGTGGATATCCCTTATCCGTACAAGTCAAGTGTTGCTCCAGtggagaaattgaaggatTTAGTTAAAGATggaaatgataaaattctAGACGATAGCACACTTTCTTCCAGAGACtttgaggaagatgaaaggGAGCGCGGTGTTGCATTTGTTCAtggtaaatttttgaataatttAAGACGTATTGTTGGTGAAGAGCCAACCGTTACCAGACTACAAGGAAATTGcgttcaaattttgaaaaatgaacaaaatgAAGTTATCGGTACCAAAGTTGACGTGGAAGGTAGAGGAAAAGTGGATTTCAAAGCTCACTTAACCATTGTCTGCGATGGTATCTTTTCACGTTTCagaaaagaattagattctCAACATACGCCAACAGTTGGATCTTCATTTGTTGGTATGAGTTTGAGAGACGCAAAGAATCCATTTCCTATGCATGGCCACGTCATCCTAGGTAGCAACCACATGCCAATTTTGGTCTATCAAATTAGCCCTGAAGAAACCAGAATTCTATGCGCGtacaattcaccaaaattacCATCAAATGTTAAATCTTGGTTAATCAAAGATGTTCAGCCATATTTACCAGACTCGTTGCGTCCCTCATTTGACGAGGCCCTCTCAGATGGTAAATTTAGATCGATGCCAAACTCTTATCTACCAGCAAAACAAAATGATATTACTGGTATGTGTGTTGTGGGTGATGCCCTTAACATGAGACATCCACTaactggtggtggtatgACTGTTGGACTTAACGATGTGGTTTTATTGATTAAGaaaattggtgatttagATTTTAGTGATCGTGAGACAgttttagaagaattgttaGGATACCACTACGAACGTAAGAATTACGATTCCGTCTTGAACGTTTTATCAATTGCACTTTACTCACTGTTTGCTGCTGATAACGGTAATctgaaaaaattgcaaagaGGCTGCTTCAAGTATTTCCAACGTGGTGGTGATTGCGTCAGCGTTCCAGTTGCATTTTTGTCTGGTGTTTTACCAAAACCATTCTTATTGGCAAGAGTCTTTTCAGCAGTCGTCCTTTACACCGTCTATTTGAACATTGAGGAACGTGGATTCCTGGGATTACCAATGGCCCTATTGGAAGGTATTACCATCCTTTTTACTGCTACTAAGGTCTTTACTCCATTCCTCTACCAAGAATTGTGCGGCTAA
- the APS3 gene encoding Aps3p (highly similar to uniprot|P47064 Saccharomyces cerevisiae YJL024C APS3 Small subunit of the clathrin-associated adaptor complex AP-3 which is involved in vacuolar protein sorting related to the sigma subunit of the mammalian clathrin AP-3 complex suppressor of loss of casein kinase 1 function) — protein sequence MIHAVLIFNKKCQPRLVKFYTPVYLPKQKLLLEQVHELISQRNSDFQSSFLVTPPSLLTTSSDSDSLDDEDIQIIYKNYATLYFTFIVDDQESELAILDLIQTFVEALDRCFTEVSELDLIFNWQTLESVLEEIIQGGMVIDTNVSNIVSSVDELNRASEQSDGSVARLASSSFSSALQAFASGGFAQWASGQ from the exons ATGATTCACGCTGTACTCATAT TTAATAAAAAGTGTCAACCAAGGTTAGTCAAGTTTTACACACCAGTATATTTACCTAAGCAGAAACTTTTATTAGAACAAGTTCATGAATTGATATCCCAGAGAAATAGTGATTTCCAGAGTTCATTTTTAGTTACACCACCTTCATTGTTGACTACTAGCTCTGATAGTGATTCCcttgatgatgaggatatTCAGAttatttacaaaaattatGCTACTCTTTATTTTACATTCATTGTGGATGATCAAGAATCTGAATTAGCAATATTAGATTTAATTCAAACGTTTGTGGAAGCACTTGATCGCTGTTTTACAGAAGTTAGTGAGCTGGAtctcattttcaattggcAAACTTTAGAGAGTGTCCTGGAAGAAATTATTCAAGGTGGCATGGTAATAGATACAAATGTGAGCAATATTGTTAGTTCcgttgatgaattaaatAGGGCTTCTGAACAAAGTGATGGATCCGTAGCAAGGTTAGCGTCTTCTAGCTTTAGTAGCGCTCTGCAAGCATTTGCCAGTGGTGGATTTGCACAGTGGGCTTCGGGACAATAA